GTGCGCCAGCAGGTCGACACCGCCAAGGAAACCCAGGGCACCGGCGACCTCCAGTCCCTCATCACCGGCTCGGACACCTGGACCGTCGCCTAGCTCCTGAAGCGCAACCCCAAGGCGGTCAGCTCCTCCCCGAGGATCTTGACCGCCTTGGGCCCGACCCCATGAATCGCCAGCAACTCCTTGGGCGTCACGTGCGTCAACTGCTCGTACGTCGTGAAGCCGTTCAACGCGAGCTCCCGCGTAGCGACTTTGCCGATGCGCGGCGGGTACTCCGACATGTGATCTCCTCAGACGGCGATGACCTGCAGGTGGTCGTCAAGACCGACGAAGTCCTTCGGGTTGCGGGTGTACAGCACAGCCTCGTGCGTGGCCGCGGTGGCGGCGATCACCAGGTCGAACGCCCGGCTGCGCGGCTGACGCCCGACCGCGACCACAGCCGCGGCCAGAGCGCCGTACGTGCGAGCGACAGCATCGGTGACCGGCAACGGTTCGAAGGCACGCTCGATCGCCGCCACCCTGCGCAAACGCTCGGCCCGGACCTGCGGGCTCTTGGCAACGAGTACGCCGAAGTGCAGTTCGGCCAGGCTGATCGTGCTGATCGCCAGCTCGGCGTCGACCGGCTCGGCGAGACCGCCGATCAGCACGCTGGTGTCGAGAACCGCTCTCACTGGTCACCCTCGGCCCACGGGTCCCGCAGGTCGTGATCGACCAGGTCCCTATCGGTGGCCCAGTCCTCGTCGGTCCGGACCC
The Kribbella italica DNA segment above includes these coding regions:
- a CDS encoding PIN domain-containing protein, with protein sequence MRAVLDTSVLIGGLAEPVDAELAISTISLAELHFGVLVAKSPQVRAERLRRVAAIERAFEPLPVTDAVARTYGALAAAVVAVGRQPRSRAFDLVIAATAATHEAVLYTRNPKDFVGLDDHLQVIAV